The proteins below are encoded in one region of Gaiella occulta:
- the pdxH gene encoding pyridoxamine 5'-phosphate oxidase has translation MIRSLAEPRGGRLEAVDVDDLDPDPHVQFERWFAEASAAGVPYPEQMALATAAADGAPSVRMVLLKGHDPRGFVFYTNRESRKAVELEANPRAAIVLHWELQDRQVRVEGTVVRVDDDESFAYFRTRPRGSRLGAWASPQSRPLASRDELLRRYAEVERRFAGEEEVPLPPFWGGYRIVPDTIEFWQGQQSRLHDRVLYTRAADGGWQRRRLGP, from the coding sequence ATGATCCGGAGCCTAGCGGAGCCTCGGGGCGGTAGGCTCGAAGCGGTGGACGTCGACGACCTCGATCCCGATCCCCACGTCCAGTTCGAGCGCTGGTTCGCCGAGGCGTCGGCGGCAGGCGTGCCCTACCCGGAGCAGATGGCGCTCGCGACGGCGGCGGCGGACGGCGCCCCGTCGGTGCGCATGGTGCTGCTGAAGGGGCATGACCCGCGCGGATTCGTCTTCTACACGAACCGCGAGAGCCGGAAGGCCGTCGAGCTCGAAGCCAACCCGCGCGCGGCGATCGTGCTGCACTGGGAGCTGCAGGATCGTCAGGTGCGGGTCGAGGGCACTGTCGTCCGCGTCGACGACGACGAGTCCTTCGCCTACTTCCGCACACGGCCGCGGGGCAGCCGGCTCGGCGCCTGGGCCTCGCCGCAGTCGCGCCCGCTCGCCTCGCGTGACGAGCTGCTGCGGCGCTACGCCGAGGTGGAGCGTCGCTTCGCCGGCGAGGAGGAGGTGCCGCTGCCGCCGTTCTGGGGCGGCTATCGCATCGTCCCGGACACGATCGAGTTCTGGCAGGGACAGCAGAGCCGCCTGCACGACCGGGTGCTCTACACGCGAGCCGCTGACGGCGGCTGGCAGCGGCGGCGCCTCGGGCCCTAG
- a CDS encoding putative glycoside hydrolase, with protein MDPNERFRARRDQMRRSKRRRRAAVLALALTAVIGVVMGARFVGGEHPTQAAVPARPAAAAGASAPRPRPLPLEVRGVHVTGALASLPGKFADYVGYTRYGLNTIELDVKDESGEIGFVPADVPLARQVGAARPLYEPRTLVRLAHRRGVYMIGRVVCFQDPKLAQGRPDLAVRRRDGSVWTTSGGLGWVNPYDRRVWDYCVSIAEAAARAGFDEIMFDYVRFPSDGDVGSAVYRGETSTPRGRVIAGFVAYARRRLEPQGVRVATALFGLAATRDLGIGQVPRWISAHVDSVSPMSYPALYGAGELGLASPSEQPGETVYRTLSDFRRQMKGSRAQLVPWVQDWGYTPQQVIAQIAAARLQGAKGFLLWNASGIYTTEALAPEALAPPAG; from the coding sequence ATGGACCCGAACGAGCGCTTCCGCGCTCGGCGGGACCAGATGCGCCGGTCGAAGCGGCGTCGGCGCGCCGCGGTCCTGGCGCTCGCGCTGACCGCGGTGATCGGCGTCGTCATGGGCGCGCGCTTCGTCGGCGGCGAGCACCCGACCCAGGCGGCCGTACCCGCCCGGCCGGCGGCCGCAGCGGGCGCGTCGGCGCCGCGGCCGCGGCCGCTGCCGCTCGAGGTCCGCGGCGTCCACGTGACGGGAGCGCTCGCGTCGCTACCCGGGAAGTTCGCCGACTACGTCGGCTACACCCGCTACGGGCTCAACACGATCGAGCTCGACGTGAAGGACGAGAGCGGCGAGATCGGGTTCGTTCCCGCCGACGTGCCGCTCGCGCGGCAGGTAGGGGCGGCGCGCCCGTTGTACGAGCCGCGCACGCTGGTCCGGCTCGCGCACCGGCGGGGCGTCTACATGATCGGCCGCGTCGTCTGCTTCCAGGACCCCAAGCTCGCGCAGGGACGACCGGACCTCGCGGTGCGGCGGCGCGACGGCTCGGTGTGGACGACGAGTGGCGGGCTCGGCTGGGTGAACCCCTACGACCGGCGCGTATGGGACTACTGCGTCTCGATCGCCGAGGCGGCGGCGCGGGCCGGCTTCGACGAGATCATGTTCGACTACGTCCGCTTCCCCTCCGACGGCGACGTCGGGAGCGCCGTCTACCGCGGTGAGACGAGCACGCCGCGCGGGCGCGTCATCGCCGGCTTCGTCGCCTACGCCAGGCGCCGGCTCGAGCCCCAGGGCGTGCGCGTCGCCACGGCGTTGTTCGGGCTCGCCGCGACGCGCGACCTCGGCATCGGCCAGGTGCCGCGCTGGATCTCGGCGCATGTCGACAGCGTCTCGCCGATGTCGTATCCGGCCCTCTACGGCGCCGGCGAGCTCGGTCTCGCGAGCCCGAGCGAGCAGCCGGGCGAGACGGTGTACCGCACGCTCTCGGACTTCCGCCGCCAGATGAAGGGATCGCGCGCCCAGCTCGTGCCGTGGGTGCAGGACTGGGGCTACACCCCGCAGCAGGTCATCGCGCAGATCGCCGCCGCCCGCCTGCAGGGCGCAAAGGGCTTCCTGCTCTGGAACGCGTCCGGGATCTACACGACGGAAGCGCTCGCGCCGGAAGCGCTCGCGCCGCCCGCCGGCTAG
- a CDS encoding response regulator encodes MIRVLLADDQELVRDGFAMILDAQDDVEVVASAADGAEAVERVQATIPDVVLMDVRMPGVDGIEATRRLRAGGFERLGILMLTTFDLDEYVYEALRAGASGFLLKDVPRATLVDAVRVIAAGDALFAPAITRKLIERYVAGPRVSDAPPPELAELSERERDVLLCVVRGRSNAEIAADLYVSEATVKTHVAAVLRKLGVRDRVQAVVWAYETGVVRPGG; translated from the coding sequence ATGATCCGCGTCCTCCTCGCCGACGATCAGGAGCTCGTGCGCGACGGGTTCGCGATGATCCTCGACGCGCAGGACGACGTCGAGGTCGTGGCGTCCGCCGCCGACGGCGCCGAGGCCGTCGAGCGGGTGCAGGCGACCATTCCCGACGTCGTCCTGATGGACGTGCGCATGCCCGGGGTCGACGGCATCGAGGCGACCAGGCGCCTGCGGGCGGGCGGCTTCGAGCGGCTCGGGATCCTCATGCTGACGACGTTCGACCTCGACGAGTACGTGTACGAGGCGCTGCGCGCGGGCGCCAGCGGGTTCCTGCTCAAGGACGTGCCGCGCGCGACGCTCGTCGACGCGGTGCGGGTGATCGCCGCCGGCGATGCGCTGTTCGCGCCGGCGATCACCCGCAAGCTGATCGAGCGCTACGTCGCCGGGCCGCGCGTCAGCGATGCGCCTCCGCCCGAGTTGGCCGAGCTCAGCGAGCGCGAACGCGACGTGCTGCTGTGCGTCGTGCGCGGCCGCTCGAACGCAGAGATCGCCGCGGATCTCTACGTCAGCGAGGCGACGGTCAAGACCCATGTGGCCGCCGTGCTGCGCAAGCTCGGCGTGCGCGACCGCGTGCAGGCAGTCGTGTGGGCCTACGAGACCGGCGTCGTCAGGCCCGGCGGCTGA
- the dcd gene encoding dCTP deaminase, whose amino-acid sequence MVLSDRAIRRLVEAGGIGIDPYDPALLQPSSLDVRVDRLFRVFRNSRYPYIDVKREQEGLTELVEIEDDEPFILHPGEFVLGSTLERVTLPDDLVARLDGKSSLGRLGLLIHSTAGFIDPGWDGHVTLELSNVASLPITIYAGMKIGQISFVQMSEPAETPYGAGSLGSKYQGQRGPTPSRYWKNFES is encoded by the coding sequence ATGGTCCTCTCCGACCGCGCGATCCGTCGCCTCGTCGAGGCGGGCGGCATCGGCATCGACCCCTACGATCCGGCTCTGCTGCAGCCGTCGAGCCTCGACGTTCGGGTCGACCGGCTGTTCCGGGTGTTTCGCAACTCGCGCTACCCGTACATCGACGTGAAGCGCGAGCAGGAGGGCCTCACGGAGCTCGTCGAGATCGAGGACGACGAGCCGTTCATCCTCCACCCCGGCGAGTTCGTGCTCGGCTCGACGCTCGAGCGTGTGACGCTGCCCGACGATCTCGTCGCCCGCCTCGACGGGAAGTCGTCGCTCGGCAGGCTCGGCCTGCTCATCCACTCGACCGCCGGCTTCATCGACCCCGGCTGGGACGGCCACGTCACGCTCGAGCTGTCCAACGTCGCGAGCCTGCCGATAACCATCTACGCCGGCATGAAGATCGGCCAGATCTCGTTCGTGCAGATGTCCGAGCCGGCGGAGACGCCGTACGGCGCGGGGTCGCTCGGGTCGAAGTACCAGGGCCAGCGCGGCCCGACGCCGAGCCGCTACTGGAAGAACTTCGAGTCGTGA
- a CDS encoding NAD-dependent epimerase/dehydratase family protein yields MILVTGATGFVGRHVVAALASEGRRVRALVRDAAATAMLDAVDCELAHGDVTDPASLREATEGVDAVVHLVAIIAGRPADFERVMVQGTAAVIAAAQEAGARRLVYMSALGTSEETKGTVPYYRAKWECEQAVAAAGIPHAILRPSFVFGADGGALPRFLRIARLAPVTPVVGPGRQRLQPIWVDDVARAVVLASDRSDDLLVELGGPEVVDWNGLWRAIKEALGTRRPTVHIPALLMRAPALVLERLPDPPLTRDQLTMLGLGDNVVCDGGAGMAELGLHDLVPLDEQLRRAAAARQPTAEHAGDSAEHPGGGPS; encoded by the coding sequence GTGATCCTCGTCACGGGCGCAACCGGGTTCGTCGGACGTCACGTCGTCGCGGCGCTGGCGTCCGAGGGCCGGCGGGTGCGCGCGCTCGTGCGCGACGCCGCCGCCACGGCCATGCTGGACGCGGTCGACTGCGAGCTCGCCCACGGCGACGTCACCGATCCGGCGTCGCTCCGGGAGGCGACGGAAGGCGTCGACGCCGTCGTCCATCTCGTCGCGATCATCGCCGGCCGCCCGGCCGACTTCGAGCGGGTGATGGTGCAGGGCACCGCCGCTGTGATCGCCGCGGCGCAGGAGGCGGGAGCGCGGCGCCTCGTCTACATGAGCGCGCTCGGGACGAGCGAGGAGACGAAGGGAACCGTGCCCTACTACCGGGCGAAGTGGGAGTGCGAGCAAGCGGTGGCTGCAGCCGGCATCCCGCACGCGATCCTGCGGCCGAGCTTCGTCTTCGGCGCCGACGGCGGCGCGCTGCCGCGCTTCCTGCGCATCGCTCGCCTCGCGCCGGTGACGCCGGTGGTCGGCCCGGGCAGACAGCGACTGCAGCCGATCTGGGTGGACGACGTCGCGCGCGCGGTCGTCCTCGCGAGCGACCGCTCGGACGACCTGCTCGTGGAGCTCGGCGGCCCGGAGGTCGTCGACTGGAACGGCCTCTGGCGCGCGATCAAGGAGGCGCTCGGCACCCGCCGGCCGACGGTGCACATCCCCGCGCTGTTGATGCGTGCGCCTGCGCTCGTGCTCGAACGGCTCCCCGACCCGCCGCTGACCCGCGATCAGCTGACGATGCTCGGCCTCGGCGACAACGTCGTCTGCGACGGCGGCGCCGGCATGGCCGAACTCGGCCTGCACGACCTCGTGCCGCTCGACGAGCAGCTGCGCCGCGCCGCGGCGGCGCGACAGCCGACTGCCGAGCACGCCGGCGACAGCGCCGAGCATCCCGGCGGCGGGCCGAGCTGA
- a CDS encoding peptidoglycan D,D-transpeptidase FtsI family protein, which translates to MNRQIGRVGTIAMGLLVVLIVATTYWQTWARPALAERQDNEIQRVAQFEIKRGLILSPSRVLARNRARTTNGHTLYFRRYPQGRLTAHVVGYSTVARSRTGLERSLNEALTGSSQSLSSLVDRSLDKLNGKPIVGETVVTSLDVGAQRAAFEALGSNCGAVVALDPRTGRVRVMASSPSYDPNDVETNFGRIERISANCKPASPLLNRASQGLYPPGSTFKVVTASAALESGRYTPSSTFTDPGYCTVYGKRVNNFDTSRPFGTISLATALQHSVNSVFCNIGLALGAKRILAQAKRFGFYERPPLETPESERLPSGLYRRGSLYDPKRDRDVDAGRMAFGQERLLVTPLQMAMVAGAIGNGGILMRPSVVEKIVTPNGKTRERTRPEQLGRAVRPATARDVGEMMVRAVEAGTGVAARIPGLRVGGKTGTAETGVAGSNITWFIAFAGPEGARPELAVAVVLQNQSLTGGATAAPIARTVMQALLTPTANP; encoded by the coding sequence TTGAACCGTCAGATCGGCCGGGTCGGAACGATCGCGATGGGGCTTCTCGTCGTCCTCATCGTCGCGACGACGTACTGGCAGACGTGGGCTCGCCCCGCGCTCGCCGAGCGGCAGGACAACGAGATCCAGCGCGTCGCCCAGTTCGAGATCAAGCGCGGCCTCATCCTCTCTCCCTCCCGCGTGCTCGCGCGCAACCGCGCCCGCACGACGAACGGGCACACGCTCTACTTCCGCCGCTACCCGCAGGGTCGCCTCACCGCCCACGTGGTCGGCTACTCCACGGTCGCGCGCTCGCGCACCGGCCTCGAGCGATCGCTCAACGAGGCGCTCACCGGCTCGTCGCAGAGCCTCTCGTCGCTCGTCGACCGGTCGCTGGACAAGCTCAACGGCAAGCCGATCGTCGGCGAAACCGTCGTCACGTCGCTCGACGTCGGCGCCCAGCGCGCCGCCTTCGAGGCGCTCGGCTCCAACTGCGGAGCCGTCGTCGCGCTCGATCCGCGCACGGGACGCGTGCGCGTGATGGCGTCGTCGCCGAGCTACGACCCGAACGACGTCGAGACGAACTTCGGCCGCATCGAGCGCATCAGCGCCAACTGCAAACCCGCCTCGCCGCTGCTCAACCGGGCGAGCCAGGGCCTCTACCCGCCGGGGTCGACGTTCAAGGTCGTGACGGCGTCGGCTGCGCTCGAGTCCGGCCGCTACACCCCCTCCTCCACCTTCACCGACCCCGGGTACTGCACGGTGTACGGCAAGCGCGTGAACAACTTCGACACGTCGCGGCCGTTCGGCACCATCTCGCTCGCGACCGCGCTCCAGCACTCGGTCAACTCGGTCTTCTGCAACATCGGCCTCGCGCTCGGGGCGAAGCGGATCCTCGCGCAGGCGAAGCGGTTCGGGTTCTACGAGCGCCCGCCGCTCGAGACGCCGGAGAGCGAGCGTCTCCCGAGCGGCCTCTACCGCCGCGGGTCGCTCTACGACCCGAAGCGCGACCGCGACGTCGACGCCGGCCGCATGGCGTTCGGCCAGGAGCGCCTGCTCGTGACGCCGCTGCAGATGGCGATGGTGGCGGGCGCGATCGGCAACGGCGGCATCCTCATGCGCCCGTCCGTCGTCGAGAAGATCGTGACGCCGAACGGCAAGACGCGCGAGCGCACGAGACCGGAGCAGCTCGGGCGCGCGGTGCGGCCGGCGACCGCGCGCGACGTCGGCGAGATGATGGTGCGCGCCGTGGAGGCGGGCACCGGCGTCGCGGCACGGATTCCCGGCCTGCGCGTCGGCGGCAAGACGGGCACGGCCGAGACCGGGGTCGCCGGCAGCAACATCACCTGGTTCATCGCGTTCGCGGGCCCGGAGGGCGCCAGGCCGGAGCTCGCGGTCGCCGTCGTGCTCCAGAACCAGTCGCTGACGGGCGGTGCCACCGCCGCGCCGATCGCCCGCACCGTGATGCAGGCGCTCCTGACACCGACGGCGAATCCCTAA
- the pknB gene encoding Stk1 family PASTA domain-containing Ser/Thr kinase, producing the protein MAHTDLTGSLFAGRYRLERKLGAGGMADVWLAEDQELGRRVAVKLLHERYANDAQFVERFRREATHAAALSHPNIVSIYDRGVDDGSYFIVMEYIEGRTLKELIVTRGPCPVPVAISYTRQILAALRYAHRNGIIHRDIKPHNVLVDREGRVKVADFGIARAGASEMTEAGSIVGTAQYLSPEQARGAPVEESSDLYSTGVVLYELLTGTVPFGGETPVEIAMKHLSQTPDSPSTRRDGIPHGLDLVVLRALAKEPADRYRSAGDMDRDLELVARGDAVGSETENAATMVLAGAGALDETAATRLAPRVGGTGGAYGGGERYRAYDGPVVRRRSIWPWLLALGALLALAAAGYFLYDKVQSQIDSTKPLRVQQYTGLVERKAVTLIHADGFDDNVRRVPNADTPVGIVFAQQPEEGTSLARGGIVTILVSSGKPTVKVPGVVGTSLADAVATLTQAGLQAKTVGVPSDKPTNIVTGQDPKPGTPLVSGATVRINYSTGPKPVGVPAVVGMDYATALGLLQAQGFAVKRTPVESDQPAGVVVSQVPLGNSTATKGSTVVVSVSNGPTTTTLPDVSGQLEADARATLKAAGFKVTVTRQDTDVQAFDGVVMSQDPPGNSDQQPGTVVTLFVGTYVPPTTTTTTTATTATTP; encoded by the coding sequence ATGGCACACACCGACCTCACCGGATCGCTGTTCGCAGGCCGCTACCGCCTCGAGCGCAAGCTCGGCGCCGGCGGCATGGCCGACGTCTGGCTCGCCGAGGACCAGGAGCTCGGCCGCCGCGTCGCGGTGAAGCTGCTGCACGAGCGCTACGCGAACGACGCGCAGTTCGTCGAGCGCTTCCGTCGCGAGGCGACGCACGCGGCGGCGCTGTCGCACCCGAACATCGTCTCGATCTACGACCGCGGCGTCGACGACGGCTCCTACTTCATCGTGATGGAGTACATCGAGGGCAGGACGCTGAAGGAGCTGATCGTGACACGCGGCCCGTGTCCGGTGCCGGTCGCGATCTCGTACACGCGCCAGATCCTCGCGGCGCTCCGCTACGCGCACCGCAACGGGATCATCCACCGGGACATCAAGCCGCACAACGTGCTCGTCGACCGCGAGGGACGCGTCAAGGTCGCCGACTTCGGCATCGCCCGGGCGGGCGCGAGCGAGATGACGGAGGCGGGCTCGATCGTCGGCACGGCGCAGTACCTGTCGCCCGAGCAGGCGCGCGGCGCCCCCGTCGAGGAAAGCTCCGACCTCTATTCCACCGGGGTCGTCCTGTACGAGCTGCTCACGGGCACGGTGCCGTTCGGCGGCGAGACACCGGTCGAGATCGCGATGAAGCATCTCTCGCAGACGCCGGATTCTCCGTCGACCCGCCGCGACGGCATTCCGCACGGGCTCGACCTCGTGGTGCTGCGCGCGCTCGCCAAGGAGCCGGCCGATCGCTACCGCTCGGCCGGCGACATGGATCGCGACCTCGAGCTCGTCGCCCGCGGCGACGCGGTCGGCAGCGAGACCGAGAACGCCGCGACGATGGTGCTCGCGGGCGCCGGGGCGCTCGACGAGACCGCGGCCACGCGCCTTGCTCCTCGCGTCGGCGGCACGGGGGGTGCGTACGGCGGCGGAGAGCGCTACCGCGCCTACGACGGCCCCGTCGTGCGGCGACGCAGCATCTGGCCGTGGCTGCTCGCGCTCGGCGCGCTGCTCGCGCTCGCCGCCGCCGGCTACTTCCTCTACGACAAGGTGCAGAGTCAGATCGACAGCACCAAGCCGCTGCGCGTGCAGCAGTACACCGGGCTCGTGGAGCGGAAGGCGGTCACGCTCATCCACGCCGACGGCTTCGACGACAACGTGCGCCGCGTTCCGAACGCCGACACGCCGGTCGGCATCGTCTTCGCGCAGCAGCCGGAGGAGGGCACGAGCCTCGCGCGCGGCGGCATCGTCACCATCCTCGTCTCCAGCGGCAAGCCGACGGTCAAGGTGCCCGGCGTCGTCGGCACGTCTCTCGCCGACGCTGTGGCGACGCTGACCCAGGCGGGCCTGCAGGCGAAGACCGTGGGCGTCCCCTCCGACAAGCCGACGAACATCGTGACGGGCCAGGATCCGAAGCCGGGAACGCCGCTCGTGTCGGGGGCGACGGTGAGGATCAACTACTCGACGGGGCCGAAGCCCGTCGGCGTGCCCGCCGTCGTGGGAATGGACTACGCAACCGCGCTCGGGCTGCTGCAGGCGCAGGGGTTCGCCGTCAAGCGCACCCCCGTCGAGAGCGACCAGCCGGCCGGGGTCGTCGTGAGCCAGGTGCCTCTCGGGAACTCGACCGCGACGAAGGGCTCGACCGTGGTCGTCTCCGTCTCGAACGGCCCGACGACGACGACGCTCCCGGACGTCAGCGGGCAGCTGGAGGCGGACGCGCGCGCGACGCTGAAGGCCGCCGGCTTCAAGGTCACGGTGACCCGGCAGGACACCGACGTGCAGGCCTTCGACGGCGTCGTGATGTCGCAGGATCCGCCGGGCAACAGCGACCAGCAGCCCGGGACGGTCGTGACGCTGTTCGTCGGCACGTACGTTCCGCCGACCACGACCACGACCACGACCGCCACGACCGCCACGACGCCGTGA
- the gabT gene encoding 4-aminobutyrate--2-oxoglutarate transaminase, which translates to MAATRTIELRTEIPGPRSREIFARAAVALAKPLQVYLPVFAAKAHGATITDVDGNTFIDFAGGVGVVNVGHCNPHVVDAIQEQAARFVHTDFTVVPYESYVDLAERLGALAPIGGPTRAAFFNSGAEAVENAVKIARLSSGRPAVIAFEAGFHGRTLLAMTMTSKVHPYKTGMGPFAPEVYRAPFPHAYRGISSEDALAAIERMFHTHVAPSQVAAIVFEPQLGEGGFIPAPPAFVEGIRAICDRHGIVMVADEVQTGFGRTGRMFAMEHYGVEPDLVVVAKSIAAGLPLSGVIGRAEIMDAPHAGAVGGTYIGNPVALAAALAVLDVFAEDDLVARAAVVGERIRERMLAWQRRRPQIGDVRGLGAMLAVELVRDPATKEPAADLAARVIEAALERGLILLKAGVEGNCIRVLCPLTIEDAVLDEALAVWDDALAAVLA; encoded by the coding sequence ATGGCCGCGACGAGGACGATCGAGCTCCGCACGGAGATCCCGGGCCCGCGCTCGCGGGAGATCTTCGCGCGCGCCGCGGTGGCCCTCGCGAAGCCGCTGCAGGTGTATCTGCCCGTCTTCGCCGCGAAGGCGCACGGCGCGACGATCACGGACGTCGACGGCAACACGTTCATCGACTTCGCGGGGGGTGTCGGCGTGGTCAACGTCGGCCACTGCAACCCGCACGTCGTCGACGCGATCCAGGAGCAGGCGGCCCGCTTCGTCCACACGGACTTCACCGTCGTGCCCTACGAGTCCTACGTGGATCTCGCCGAGCGCCTCGGCGCGCTTGCGCCCATCGGCGGGCCCACGCGCGCCGCCTTCTTCAACTCCGGCGCGGAAGCCGTCGAGAACGCCGTCAAGATAGCCCGTCTCTCCAGCGGTCGTCCGGCCGTGATCGCCTTCGAGGCCGGCTTCCACGGCCGCACGCTCCTTGCCATGACGATGACGTCGAAGGTGCACCCGTACAAGACGGGGATGGGACCGTTCGCCCCCGAGGTGTACCGTGCGCCGTTCCCGCACGCCTACCGCGGCATCTCCTCCGAGGATGCGCTCGCCGCGATCGAGCGCATGTTCCACACCCACGTGGCGCCGTCCCAGGTCGCGGCGATCGTCTTCGAGCCGCAACTCGGCGAGGGGGGCTTCATCCCGGCCCCGCCGGCGTTCGTCGAGGGCATTCGCGCCATCTGCGACCGCCACGGCATCGTCATGGTCGCCGACGAGGTGCAGACCGGCTTCGGCCGTACCGGCCGCATGTTCGCGATGGAGCACTACGGCGTCGAGCCCGACCTCGTCGTCGTCGCCAAGTCGATCGCGGCCGGCCTGCCCCTCTCCGGCGTGATCGGCAGGGCCGAGATCATGGACGCGCCGCACGCCGGCGCCGTCGGCGGTACCTACATCGGCAACCCGGTCGCTCTCGCGGCGGCGCTCGCAGTGCTCGACGTGTTCGCCGAGGACGACCTCGTCGCCCGTGCCGCGGTCGTCGGCGAGCGGATCCGCGAGCGCATGCTCGCATGGCAGCGGCGCCGGCCGCAGATCGGCGACGTGCGCGGCCTCGGCGCCATGCTCGCGGTCGAGCTCGTCCGCGACCCCGCCACGAAGGAGCCGGCGGCCGACCTCGCCGCGCGCGTGATCGAGGCGGCTCTCGAGCGCGGCCTCATCCTGCTCAAGGCCGGTGTCGAAGGCAACTGCATCCGGGTGTTGTGTCCGCTCACGATCGAGGACGCCGTCCTCGACGAGGCGCTCGCCGTCTGGGACGACGCGCTCGCCGCCGTCCTCGCGTAG
- a CDS encoding D-alanine--D-alanine ligase family protein: MSARMRIAILAGGRSSERAVSLASARSVLDALDPARYETRVIEIGRDGTWALPAAAGSAAPAAAAAAPSLPIPTAAAPAALGAVDVVLPILHGPFGEDGTVQGLLELAGVPYVGSGVAASALCMDKDLFKAVLRDRGIPVAPNLTLRAGDPVRNPFGYPVFVKPARLGSSVGISKVTEERDLEAAVALARRHDDKVLVEEFQPGMEVEVGVLGDRDPVASPVGEIVARADWYDFDAKYADGGMELVVPARLPHEAAERVRRLAIESFVATDCEGMARVDFFVRPDGEVVVNELNTIPGFTATSVYAKLFDAAGIPYAELLDRLIALALERHERRSRLEY; this comes from the coding sequence GTGAGCGCGCGCATGCGGATCGCGATCCTCGCCGGTGGACGCTCGAGCGAGCGCGCGGTCTCGCTGGCCTCCGCCCGCTCGGTGCTCGACGCGCTCGATCCCGCCCGCTACGAGACGCGGGTGATCGAGATCGGCCGCGACGGCACGTGGGCGCTTCCCGCCGCCGCCGGCTCTGCCGCGCCGGCCGCGGCGGCGGCGGCGCCGTCGCTCCCGATCCCGACTGCCGCCGCCCCGGCGGCCCTCGGCGCCGTCGACGTCGTGCTCCCGATCCTGCACGGCCCGTTCGGCGAGGACGGGACGGTGCAGGGCCTGCTCGAGCTCGCCGGCGTTCCGTACGTCGGCTCGGGCGTGGCGGCGTCGGCGCTGTGCATGGACAAGGATCTGTTCAAGGCGGTGCTGCGCGACCGCGGCATTCCCGTGGCGCCGAACCTCACGCTGCGCGCCGGTGACCCCGTGCGGAACCCGTTCGGCTACCCCGTGTTCGTCAAGCCGGCGCGGCTCGGGTCGTCGGTCGGCATCTCGAAGGTAACCGAGGAGCGTGATCTCGAGGCCGCCGTCGCGCTTGCCCGCCGCCACGACGACAAGGTGCTGGTGGAGGAGTTCCAACCGGGCATGGAGGTCGAGGTGGGCGTGCTCGGAGACCGGGATCCGGTCGCCTCGCCGGTCGGCGAGATCGTCGCCCGGGCGGACTGGTACGACTTCGACGCGAAGTACGCCGACGGCGGCATGGAGCTCGTCGTGCCGGCCCGCCTGCCGCACGAGGCGGCGGAGCGGGTGCGCCGCCTCGCGATCGAGTCGTTCGTGGCGACCGACTGCGAGGGCATGGCCCGCGTCGACTTCTTCGTGCGGCCCGACGGCGAGGTGGTCGTGAACGAGCTGAACACGATCCCGGGCTTCACCGCGACGAGCGTGTACGCGAAGCTGTTCGACGCCGCCGGCATCCCCTATGCGGAGCTGCTCGACCGGTTGATCGCGCTGGCGCTCGAACGCCACGAGCGCCGCTCGCGGCTCGAGTACTAG